One Sander vitreus isolate 19-12246 chromosome 22, sanVit1, whole genome shotgun sequence DNA segment encodes these proteins:
- the cpb1 gene encoding carboxypeptidase B encodes MRALLLLGLVAVALAEITHFEGEKVFRLKPVLDEHVTLIKDLAKSIEVDFWRPESPELVTIDVDVDIRVRAMYLDMVYTTLQQNDMEYKVLIEDVQSSVDAQVDNKPSPRAHSYTKYNTWDTVQSWIASISSSNPNLISKQVIGSTYEGRPMTVLKLGKKSSSTKPAIFMDCGIHAREWISPAFCQWFVKEALSTYGSDSQMTSLLNQMDVFVLPVFNIDGYDYTHKSNRMWRKTRSRKSGSSCIGADPNRNWNAGWCTTGASSNPCSDTFCGYSPESEIEVKNVADFIRRNKSVLKAYLTIHSYSQLLLFPYSYTFELAAHHSELLKVAEGASAALRSLYDTTYTSGPGAATIYPAAGGSDDWAYDLGVKYSYTFELRDTGRYGFLLPESQIKPTCEETMLAVKYIAAYVQKNLY; translated from the exons ATGAGGGCCCTCCTGCTTCTCGGATTGGTGGCTGTTGCCCTGGCTGAAATCACTCACTTTGAAGG AGAGAAAGTCTTCCGTCTGAAGCCTGTACTTGATGAGCATGTGACCCTCATTAAGGACCTGGCTAAGAGCATTGAG GTTGACTTCTGGAGACCCGAGAGCCCTGAGCTGGTGACCATCGACGTCGATGTGGACATCCGTGTGCGGGCCATGTACCTGGATATGGTGTACACCACCCTGCAGCAGAATGACATGGAGTACAA GGTCCTCATTGAGGATGTGCAGTCTTCTGTTGATGCTCAGGTTGATAACAAGCCCTCTCCCAGAGCCCACAGCTACACCAAGTACAACACCTGGGATACT GTCCAGTCCTGGATCGCCTCCATTTCCTCCTCCAATCCTAACCTCATTAGCAAGCAGGTGATTGGAAGCACCTACGAGGGACGCCCTATGACTGTTCTCAAG CTCGGTAAGAAGTCCAGCTCCACCAAGCCCGCTATCTTCATGGATTGTGGTATTCACGCTAGAGAGTGGATCTCTCCTGCTTTCTGCCAGTGGTTTGTCAAGGAG GCTCTGTCCACCTATGGCAGTGATTCTCAGATGACCAGCCTGCTCAACCAGATGGATGTATTTGTGCTGCCTGTCTTTAACATTGATGGCTACGACTACACCCACAAGAGC AACAGGATGTGGAGGAAGACTCGCTCCAGGAAATCTGGATCCAGCTGCATTGGTGCCGATCCCAACAGGAACTGGAACGCTGGCTGGTGTA CCACTGGTGCCTCCAGCAACCCCTGCAGCGACACCTTCTGTGGGTACAGTCCTGAGTCTGAGATCGAGGTTAAGAACGTTGCCGACTTCATCCGCAGGAACAAGTCCGTCCTCAAGGCCTACCTAACCATCCACTCCTACTCCCAGCTGCTGCTCTTCCCCTATTCCTACACCTTTGAGCTGGCTGCACACCACAGTGAGCTG CTGAAGGTTGCTGAGGGAGCTTCTGCTGCTCTGCGTAGTCTGTATGATACTACATACACCAGTGGACCCGGTGCTGCAACCATCT ACCCTGCTGCTGGAGGCTCTGATGACTGGGCCTACGACCTGGGAGTAAAGTATTCCTACACCTTCGAGTTGCGTGACACTGGTCGTTATGGCTTCCTGCTGCCCGAGTCTCAGATCAAGCCCACATGCGAGGAGACCATGCTGGCCGTCAAGTACATCGCCGCCTACGTGCAGAAGAACCTCTATTAA
- the agtr1b gene encoding type-1 angiotensin II receptor A, with product MQNITAGATEGIALTCGMSGSHEFIFTLVPVVYGCIFVVGIIGNSMVVAVIYCYLKLKTVANILVLNLAVSDLTFLITLPMWATFTATGYHWPFGGFLCKASAGLVIFNLYTSIFFLTALSIDRYLAIVHPMRSRRLRTVLYARISCVVVWLFAFVLSVPTALTRDVLNITNYTTVCATLHPATENVVRVKELLLAISLLKSLLGFLVPFVIIITCYCLIGRALVGARHIQKSSRSRDDEVLRMLAAAVLAFFLCWVPHQVFHLMQVLTQLTPVENCAILEIIDTAMPFTICIAYFNSCVNPIVYGFVGHNFRKNLLRLLRCLPSETRGPHPSISSKKSALSFRASEALSLTVKSKAFSDDK from the coding sequence atgcagAATATAACTGCAGGAGCGACAGAAGGGATAGCTCTGACATGCGGCATGTCTGGAAGCCATGAATTCATCTTCACCCTGGTACCCGTCGTCTACGGCTGTATCTTTGTTGTAGGCATTATCGGAAACAGTATGGTAGTGGCTGTCATCTACTGCTACTTGAAGCTCAAGACGGTGGCCAACATACTTGTGCTCAACCTTGCTGTTTCTGACCTCACCTTCCTCATCACTCTGCCCATGTGGGCCACCTTCACTGCTACAGGCTACCACTGGCCCTTTGGAGGATTCCTCTGCAAGGCCAGTGCAGGGCTGGTGATTTTTAACCTCTACACCAGCATCTTCTTCCTCACAGCACTCAGCATTGACCGCTATCTTGCTATCGTCCACCCAATGCGATCACGCAGGTTACGTACGGTGCTGTACGCCCGTATCTCATGTGTAGTGGTCTGGCTTTTTGCCTTTGTGCTTAGTGTGCCCACAGCACTGACTAGGGACGTCCTCAACATCACAAACTACACTACAGTGTGTGCCACTCTGCACCCAGCCACTGAAAATGTTGTGAGGGTGAAAGAGCTCCTGCTGGCCATCAGCCTGCTGAAAAGTCTGCTGGGATTCCTGGTGCCCTTTGTTATCATCATCACATGTTACTGTCTCATCGGACGGGCGCTGGTGGGTGCGAGGCACATCCAGAAAAGTTCCCGTTCACGTGATGACGAGGTACTGCGCATGCTTGCAGCAGCTGTCCTAGCCTTCTTCCTGTGCTGGGTGCCCCATCAGGTGTTCCACTTAATGCAGGTGCTCACCCAGCTAACACCGGTGGAGAACTGTGCCATCCTGGAAATCATAGACACGGCCATGCCCTTCACCATCTGCATTGCCTACTTCAACAGCTGCGTTAACCCTATTGTGTACGGATTTGTTGGGCATAACTTTCGCAAGAACTTACTGCGTCTGTTGCGCTGCTTGCCAAGTGAAACTAGAGGGCCTCACCCAAGCATTAGCTCCAAGAAGAGCGCCCTCTCTTTTCGTGCCTCTGAGGCATTGAGCCTCACAGTCAAAAGCAAGGCTTTCTCTGACGACAAGTGa